In Pseudomonas campi, the sequence AATTATCCGGACTTCCCGGGTAACGAACTTTCTCGGCCATTTATTATTCAAGGGAAGTGCCTGGATATGGACTATATAAATTTGCCCAGTGGGCGTTTTGCCTATATCAGCGAGGGTCAGGGTGAGGCGGTGCTGCTGGTGCACGGGCTGGGTTCATCCCTGCTCGACTGGCAACCGCAGATTGAGCATCTGGCGCGTTATTGCCAGGTCTTTGCCCTCGATGTGCGGGGTCATGGCCAGAGCGAACCGCTGCGCGCACCGGTAAGCATGGCCGAGCTGGCCGCGGATATTGCCGACTTCATTCGCGCCAAGCAGATCCAGCCGTGCATCCTGGTCGGCATTTCTATGGGCGGCATGCTGACCTTCCAGCTGCTCGCCGACCAACCGCAGCTGGTGCGCGCCGCGGTAGTGATCAACAGCGCGCCAAGTTTCATCGTCGACTCCTGGCGCATCCGCCTGCAGGTCTGGTTGCGCCTGGGTCTGGTGCGCCTGTTCGGCCTGCCGGGGCTGGCGCGTATGCTGGCCGGCAAGCTGTTCCCCAAACCGGAGCAGCAGGCCCTGCGCGAACTGGTGACGCAGCGCATCGCCGGCAACGAGCAGACCTCCTATATGCATGCCATGCGGGCGATTCCCGGCTGGTCGAGTTTGCCGGCGGTGCAGGCGGTGGAGACACCCTTGCTGGTGGTGGCCGGCGATCGCGACTACACCCCGCTGGCCTACAAGCAGGCCTATGTGGCGCAGCTGCGCAACGCCCGCCTGGAGGTGATCGCCGATTCCGGGCATGCCACCCCGCTGGACCAGCCCGAGGCGCTGAATCGGCTATTGGATGGCTTTATTGCCGAGCATTCGGCGACTTTACCCGCCTGACGCGCTCAAGCGTGCTGGGTACACTAGCCGCAGACTTTCTCTGCGGCCTTCCCCATGCACTTGCTCCCCTGGTCCCACCCGAGTTCCGCCGGCTTCACCCTGACCGGCTGGCACAGCGCGCCTTCGGGCAAGCCCTTGCTGCACTTCCTGCATGGCAACGGATTTTGCGGGCGTACCTACGAGCCCATGTTGGCGCTGCTCGCCGAGCATTTCGACCTGTGGCTGTGCGATGTCCAGGGCCACGGTGAAACTGAGCACGGCGGCCGTTTCCATGGCTGGAACCGCAGCGCCGAGCTGGCTGTGGAGGCCTTCGAGGCCGGCCGCGGGATCTTCGGCGCGGTACCGCGCTTTGCCCTCGGGCATAGTTTCGGCGGCGTTCTTAGCAGCCTGATCCTGGCGCACCATCCACAGCTGTTCCAGCGAGCGGTGCTGCTCGACCCGGTGCTGTTCAGCCCGCCGATGATCGGCGTCATGGGCCTGTCCGAACTGCTCGGCCTGCACCGGCGCAATGTCATGGCGAAGAAGTCGGCGGCGCGGCGCAAGCACTGGCCGGATCGCGCCACGGCGTTCTCCCTGCTGCAGGGCCGCGGCATCTTCCGCGGCTGGGCCGACGAGGCCCTGCAGGCCTATGTCGAGCACGCGCTGAAGGATGTGGACGAGGGCGGCGTCGAGCTGAAATGCCGGCCCAGCCGCGAGGTGGATATCTTCAGCTCCTTCCCCAAGCGCCTGTGGCCATCGTTGGCCAAGGTGCATACGCCGACCCTGCTGCTGCATGGGGTCAAGAGCTATGCCTTCGTCGGCAAGTCGGCGCTGCGTCTGGCGGCGAGCAACCCGGCGGTGCGCGAGCAGCAGGTCGAGGGCGGGCATTGCTTCATGCAGGAGCAGCCGGCGCAGAGCGCGCAGCGGGTGCTCGACTTCCTCCTGCAGCGCAGCTGAGATGCCGGCCAACCGCGAGGCCGTCTGGCTGGCGCTGGCCGATCTGTGGCTGGATACCGAGACCGATGCCACGACGCTCGACGCCATCGTGCGCACCCTGCGTGACAGCGGCCTGGCGCTTGCCGAGCTGGAGCAGATCTTCTACTACGAAGTGGCGCCGGTGGTCTGGCGCAATGCCTGGAGCGTGGCCGGCGAGTGGAGCGGTTTCGACCCGCAGTGGCTGGCTGAGGAATGCCGGCGTAACCAGCAGCGCGGACGTTGGCACCGCGGCAAATGCCGGCTGCTGCGCCGGCCGATGACCTATGCCTGCCGCGAACTCTGGCAGCAGATATGCGCCCGGCTTGCGCCGCCCACCGGTGCGCTTTAGCGCGCCATCGCTGATTCAGGAGTGAGCATGAAACACCTCCTCTGCGCTCTGGCACTGCTGTTGAGCGCTTCCCTACAGGCCGTGGAGATGCAGGAGAACCCTGCGCTCAAGCCGCTGTTCGAGGCGGTACAGGTCCGCGGCACCTTCGTCCTGCACGATGTCGCCAACGGCACCTTCAGCGGCCACGACCGCCAGCGCGCGCAGATTCGCTTCGTGCCCGCGTCCACCTTCAAGATTGCCAACAGCCTGATTGGCCTGGCCAGCGGGGCGGTCGGCAGCGTCGACGAGATTTTCCCCTACGACGGCAAGCCGCGCTACCTCAAGACCTGGGAGCGCGACATGGGCCTGCGCGAGGCGATCAAGCTATCCAATGTGCCGGTCTACCAGGAGCTGGCGCGGCGCATTGGCCTGCCGCGCATGCAGGCGCAGGTGGCGGCGCTCGGCTACGGCAATGGCCAGGTCGGGGCGGTAGTGGATCGCTTCTGGCTGGACGGGCCGCTGGCCATCAGCGCCATCGAGCAGAGCCAGTTTCTCGCGCGCCTGGCCCAGGACCAGCTGCCCTTTGCCCCCGGCGTGCAGGCGCAGGTGCGGGAAATCAGCCTGCTGGAGCAGGGGCCGGGGTGGAAACTGTATGGCAAGACCGGTTGGGCCACGGCCGTCGAACCGGATGTTGGCTGGTGGGTGGGCTGGCTGGAGCAGGATGGTCGGCTGTACAGCTTCGCCCTGAATATGCCGATTGGCAGCGAGCAGGATCTTCCCCGGCGCATCGAGCTGGGCAAGGCCAGCCTGCGGGCCTTCGGGTTGCTGTAGAGATCAGTCGATGCGCCGCTGCTCGTCTGCCTTCGGGTGATTGCGGCGCCAGTCATCCAGCTGGATCACTTTGTCATCGAAGGCGGCCGGCGCCTGGAACGGATGGGCGTCCAGTTCGATGCGCCCGAGTTGCTGACCGAACATGCTGATGCTGCCACTCAGGCGCTGCTCGCCGGTAACGGTGAACTCGAAATCGTAGAGCCGGGCCAGGCGCCGATTGCCACGGGCATCGCGCAGCAGCGCCAGGCGGCGCAGGGCGACGTTGCCGTCGAGCAGCTCGATATCCAGCTTGGCGCAGTGGCGTTTGACCAGCTCCAGGGCACGCTCGCGAATACCGTGGCCGCGCCAGAACCAGGCGGCGATGGCGGCACACAACAGCAGCAGGGTCAGATCGGTCAGGCTCAGCATGACAACTCCAGCGGTAACCCGGGCAGCTTAACCGATCCTGTTGGTCGCGCTCAGCCCGGCTTGCGATAAGCGGTGTTGTTGGTTAGCGTCCGCGCAGTGCTTGGGGCGAGAGGCGGCGATGCGGGTGATCAAGGGTTTGGTTGGGCTGGCGCTGGTGCTGGGGTTCGCCGGTGGAGCCTTTCTCTGGCTGCGTGACGAGCCGTCCAGTGCCGAAGTGCAGCAATGGCTGCAGCAGGCACGCAGCAAGCCGGCACAGAGCGCCGCTTATGTCTTTCTGGCCGGTCTGGATGCACCGCTGCGGCACTCGCCGGCGGCTCTGGGCGCGGCGCGATTGCAGGCCTACGAACAGTGGTTGGCGAGCCAGGGCCCGGCGCAGGGCTTCCAGCCTGCGGCGCAAGCTACCCTGCTGCTGCCCGCTGGCGACGAGTTCTGTTCGATCGAGGCGCCCACCTGCTTTACCAGCCTGCTGCAACGCCAGGAGCGCTTGCCACAGGTGCTGGCCGAACACGCGGCATTGCTGAGCCGTTACCGCTATTTCCTGCACTTGCAGGACTACCGCACGCTTAGCTCGCCGGGGCTGAGTGAGCCGTTGCCGCCGCTGCTGTACCTGGCGCGCGCCCAGCAGTTGCTGAGTCTGCAGGCCCTGCAACTGGCTCTGGCTGGCGAGGGCAAGGCGGCGCTGGCCTTGCTTGAGGAGGACCAGGCGGGCATACGCCGCCAACTGGGCAAGGCCGATCAGCTGGTCATGAAGATGACTCTGGTAGCCATGCTCAACCGCAACCTGGAGTGGCTGGTGCGCCTGCATCGCGCAGGGATGGTGCCGCGACCCACCCCGGTGGTGAGGTTGAGGCCGGCCGAGCGTTCTCTGGGCCTGGCCATGCAGCGTGAATTCCTGCTGGGAGCGGTGATGCTGGAGAATCTGCGCGAGGAAGATATTCCCTCTCTGCTGGAAGAGGCTTCGCTGTGGCTCGACTACAAACCGCAGATGACTATCAATGCCAGCCTGATGCCCTATCGTCAGGTGATCCAGCTGTCCCGAACCGAACCCGCGGCCTTCGCTGCCCTGGTGCATAAAAAGCCGCAGCTGCCGGTGCCCAATACCGGCCTGCGCAACCGTGTCGGCAATATCCTGCTGGATATTGCCGGTGCCGACTTCGTCGAGTATGTCGGCCGGGTGCAGGACCTCGACAGCAAGATCAAGCTGGTCAACCTGAGTCTGCAACTGCCGTCTGGGTCAGTGACGGCGGCGCAGCTGGTGGCTCTGCCGCACCGGGGTAATCCGTATTACGCCAAGCAGCCGCCGCGCCTGGATAAGCAGGGGCGTATGTGTTTCGACGGGCCGCTGCCACAGAAGGATTCTGGGCGCTGCGTGCAGCTCTGAGTCTTGTGGGCGACCGGCTGGTTGGTTAGCGTGGCCGTCTTGTACCCCCCCTCTCGCGAAAAGGATTTCCATGCACTGCACGACCTGCTGCACGACTGTTCGGCTAATCAGCCAACGGATGTTCGAACTGTCGGCTAGCGACCTGTCGCAACGCTCGCGCCCTTTCAGCCTGGTTCAGGGGTGAGCAGTCGATGAGCACGATGAACAAATGGCTGATCTCCGTGATTGTCACGCTGGCCTTGCTGGGCAGCGGTGTGGCGTTCTGGCTGTATGACGAACCGCTGTTGCCCGAGGCGCAGCGCTGGCTGGAGCAGGTCGCTAAGGTCGAGGGGGACAGCGCCGCCTACTACCAGCTGTTCGGCCTGGACAGCCCGGCGGGTAGTGAGCCGCAGGCTGCCGGGCGCAGCCGGCTGGTGGCGCACCGTCAATGGCTGGCCAGCCACGGCCCAGCACAGGCCATGCCCGCCGTGGATGAGCCGGAACGTTTGGCCTTGCCCGGTGACGAGCTGTGCGCCCTGGCGAAGCTGGGTTGCCTGGCGCGGTTGCGTCAGGAACCGGCGACACTGGCCGCCCTGTTGAGTGATCACGACGAACTGCTGCAGCGTTACCAGCAGCTGCTGGCCCTGGAGGATTACCGCACCCTAAGTCTGCCGAGCCAGAGCGAGCCGCTGTTGGCCTACCCGTTTCTGGGCAAGGCTGCCCAGTTGCGCGGGGTCCAGGCCCTGTTGCTGGCCGAGCAGGGGAATGGTGCGGCGGCGCTGGCCTTGTTGCAGGGGGATATCCGTCAGCAACGTATCTGGTTGGCGCGCGCGGACAATCTGATCCTCAAGATAATGCTGATCGGGCTGCTGGAGCAGAACCTGGATGGCCTGGCCCTGCTTTACCGCGCCGGACTCATCCCCAAACCCGCCGCCGAAGCGGCGCTGAGTCGCGCGGAGCGGTCGTTGCACGACGCCATGCGTCGCGAATTTGCGCTGATTGCCACTTCCT encodes:
- a CDS encoding alpha/beta fold hydrolase, whose protein sequence is MDYINLPSGRFAYISEGQGEAVLLVHGLGSSLLDWQPQIEHLARYCQVFALDVRGHGQSEPLRAPVSMAELAADIADFIRAKQIQPCILVGISMGGMLTFQLLADQPQLVRAAVVINSAPSFIVDSWRIRLQVWLRLGLVRLFGLPGLARMLAGKLFPKPEQQALRELVTQRIAGNEQTSYMHAMRAIPGWSSLPAVQAVETPLLVVAGDRDYTPLAYKQAYVAQLRNARLEVIADSGHATPLDQPEALNRLLDGFIAEHSATLPA
- a CDS encoding alpha/beta fold hydrolase — encoded protein: MHLLPWSHPSSAGFTLTGWHSAPSGKPLLHFLHGNGFCGRTYEPMLALLAEHFDLWLCDVQGHGETEHGGRFHGWNRSAELAVEAFEAGRGIFGAVPRFALGHSFGGVLSSLILAHHPQLFQRAVLLDPVLFSPPMIGVMGLSELLGLHRRNVMAKKSAARRKHWPDRATAFSLLQGRGIFRGWADEALQAYVEHALKDVDEGGVELKCRPSREVDIFSSFPKRLWPSLAKVHTPTLLLHGVKSYAFVGKSALRLAASNPAVREQQVEGGHCFMQEQPAQSAQRVLDFLLQRS
- a CDS encoding DUF7079 family protein, whose translation is MPANREAVWLALADLWLDTETDATTLDAIVRTLRDSGLALAELEQIFYYEVAPVVWRNAWSVAGEWSGFDPQWLAEECRRNQQRGRWHRGKCRLLRRPMTYACRELWQQICARLAPPTGAL
- the blaOXA gene encoding class D beta-lactamase — encoded protein: MKHLLCALALLLSASLQAVEMQENPALKPLFEAVQVRGTFVLHDVANGTFSGHDRQRAQIRFVPASTFKIANSLIGLASGAVGSVDEIFPYDGKPRYLKTWERDMGLREAIKLSNVPVYQELARRIGLPRMQAQVAALGYGNGQVGAVVDRFWLDGPLAISAIEQSQFLARLAQDQLPFAPGVQAQVREISLLEQGPGWKLYGKTGWATAVEPDVGWWVGWLEQDGRLYSFALNMPIGSEQDLPRRIELGKASLRAFGLL
- a CDS encoding DUF3301 domain-containing protein; this translates as MLSLTDLTLLLLCAAIAAWFWRGHGIRERALELVKRHCAKLDIELLDGNVALRRLALLRDARGNRRLARLYDFEFTVTGEQRLSGSISMFGQQLGRIELDAHPFQAPAAFDDKVIQLDDWRRNHPKADEQRRID